The Impatiens glandulifera chromosome 3, dImpGla2.1, whole genome shotgun sequence genome contains a region encoding:
- the LOC124932573 gene encoding protein CHROMATIN REMODELING 25 isoform X1, with protein sequence MEEEILSSSSSPSDPGYSSDEFTCDEEEEVDNADNINDDDIDSDSDSDSDGNCDLDEEPATVRHPPPKRDSKSQNIDALVRGNLFVRRQSLLPRILSVTERDAIIKKPFKQPSSSGYSENNDQLFRRLWARKRFVPWGSTRPVLVPIAIKTNLHITVEEVIPVEDVTLPPGIEPLVLWLPEECEGPTDLVPITVDPLLVRYLRPHQREGVQFMFDCVAGLHSASSIYGCILADDMGLGKTLQSITLLYTLLQQGFEGKQMVKKAIIVTPTSLVSNWEAEIKKWVGERVQLIALNESSREDVISGIDSFTCIRSRVQVLIVSYETFRLHSAKFSHEGSCDLLICDEAHRLKNDQTLTNRALAALPCKRRILLSGTPMQNDLEEFFAMVNFTNPGILGDAAYFRQHYEGPIICGREPHATEEEKKLGMLRSAELSTKVNQFILRRTNALLSNHLPPKIVEVVCCKLSPLQTELYNHFIHSKNVKRALDEEKKKSAILAYITALKKLCNHPKLIYDTLKSGKPGTSGFENCLKFFPPEMFSGRSGTWTGGDGTWVELSGKMHVLSRLLAHLRRRTDDRIVLVSNYTQTLDLFAQLCRERRYPFLRLDGTTSISKRQKLVNQFNDQSKDEFAFLLSSKAGGCGLNLIGGNRLILFDPDWNPANDKQAAARVWRDGQRKRVYIYRFLSTGTIEEKVYQRQMSKEGLQKVIQQEQNDNGNSLSSEDLRDLFSFHENVSRSEIHEKMNCSRCRTNDITVEDSPADHLGEMNGAEEEEEDTGGFAHITGCLHKLRASEKQIGTPLEEDLGSWGHHFSPSSTVPDVILQDSAGDEVTFVFTNQVSGKLVPIESMKQTKITNEAEEIKTTNDIGCSGLRRLPVTSKNLRRPFLLKSSMKTPSFNNNTPPIRISNIQLPQKRLSSGSPKKEEDDFV encoded by the exons ATGGAAGAGGaaattctttcttcttcttcatctccttCTGATCCAGGTTACTCCAGTGATGAATTCACCtgcgatgaagaagaagaagttgataATGCCGACAACATAaatgatgatgatattgatAGCGATAGCGATAGTGATAGTGATGGCAACTGCGATCTTGATGAAGAACCAGCCACCGTCCGTCATCCGCCGCCGAAACGCGATAGCAAATCCCAAAATATAGACGCACTTGTGAG AGGTAACCTATTTGTAAGAAGGCAATCGCTGCTTCCTAGAATTCTCTCAGTGACTGAGAGAGATGCTATTATTAAAAAGCCGTTTAAGCAACCATCCTCAAGCGGTTACAGTGAGAACAATGATCAGCTCTTTCGTCGTCTGTGGGCACGCAAAAGGTTTGTTCCCTGGGGATCAACTAGACCTGTTTTGGTTCCAATTGCCATCAAGACGAATCTCCATATTACAGTGGAGGAAGTAATTCCGGTGGAAGATGTAACTCTTCCTCCAGGAATTGAACCGTTGGTTCTGTGGTTACCCGAAGAATGTGAAGGACCAACTGATTTGGTTCCAATAACAGTGGATCCACTGCTTGTGCGCTATCTCCGACCCCACCAGAG AGAGGGAGTTCAATTCATGTTTGATTGTGTTGCTGGGCTACACAGTGCTTCCAGCATATATGGTTGCATTCTGGCTGATGATATGGG CTTGGGAAAGACCTTGCAATCAATTACATTGTTGTATACACTTCTTCAACAGGGATTTGAGGGAAAACAAATGGTTAAAAAAGCAATCATTGTGACACCTACTAGTCTTGTGAGTAACTGGGAAGCTGAAATCAAGAAGTGGGTAGGGGAAAGAGTCCAACTTATTGCATTGAATGAAAGTTCAAGGGAGGATGTTATCTCAGGGATTGATAGCTTCACTTGCATTCGTAGCCGTGTGCAG GTATTAATTGTTTCATATGAAACATTTCGGTTGCATTCAGCAAAGTTCAGTCACGAGGGATCTTGCGATCTTCTTATATGCGATGAAGCTCACCGCCTGAAAAATGATCAAACGTTGACAAATCGA GCATTAGCCGCTCTGCCATGCAAACGCCGGATTCTATTGTCAGGAACTCCGATGCAG AATGATTTGGAGGAATTTTTTGCAATGGTTAACTTCACGAATCCTGGAATCTTGGGTGATGCTGCGTATTTTCGACAGCATTACGAG GGACCAATTATTTGTGGAAGAGAGCCACATGCCactgaagaagaaaagaagctTGGTATGCTGCGCTCGGCCGAATTAAGTACAAAGGTGAATCAg TTCATATTGCGGAGGACCAACGCGCTGCTATCAAATCACTTACCTCCTAAG ATTGTAGAAGTTGTATGCTGCAAGTTGTCTCCTCTCCAAACAGAACTATACAACCATTTTATCCATTCAAAGAAT GTCAAAAGAGCACTtgatgaagaaaagaaaaagtcaGCAATTTTGGCTTACATTACAGCTCTCAAGAAACTGTGCAATCATCCAAAG CTCATATATGATACACTAAAAAGTGGGAAGCCAGGAACATCAGGTTTTGAGAATTGTTTGAAGTTTTTCCCCCCAGAAATGTTCTCTGGAAG ATCTGGAACTTGGACTGGTGGAGATGGTACGTGGGTTGAATTATCTGGGAAAATGCATGTTTTATCTCGCTTACTAGCTCATCTGCGTCGACGAACTGATGACCGGATAGTCTTAGTATCAAATTACACTCAG ACGTTGGACCTTTTTGCTCAATTGTGCCGCGAAAGAAGATATCCATTCTTAAGACTGGATGGAACAACATCCATCAGTAAAAGACAAAAATTGGTTAACCAATTTaatgatcaatccaag GATGAGTTTGCATTTCTCTTGAGCAGCAAAGCCGGTGGATGTGGTCTCAATTTGATAGGAGGGAATCGGTTGATCTTGTTTGATCCTGATTGGAATCCTGCTAATGATAAACAG GCTGCTGCGAGAGTATGGCGAGATGGACAAAGAAAGAGAGTCTACATATATAGATTTTTGAGCACTGGAACCATCGAAGAAAAG GTTTACCAGCGACAAATGTCAAAGGAAGGGCTTCAAAAAGTTATTCAGCAGGAGCAAAACGATAAT GGAAATTCTCTCTCTTCAGAAGATCTGCGTGATTTATTCTCATTTCATGAGAATGTAAG CAGGTCTGAAATTCATGAAAAGATGAACTGCAGTCGTTGTCGAACCAATGACATTACAGTGGAAGATAGCCCTGCCGACCATCTAGGTGAGATGAATGGcgcagaagaagaggaagaagacaCAGGGGGATTTGCTCATATAACTGGTTGTTTACATAAATTAAGAGCCTCAGAAAAACAG ATAGGAACCCCTTTGGAAGAGGACTTGGGTAGTTGGGGGCACCATTTTTCGCCATCATCCACCGTTCCAGATGTTATTTTGCAAGATTCAGCGGGAGATGAG GTGACATTTGTTTTCACAAATCAAGTGAGTGGGAAGCTAGTTCCGATTGAATCAATGAAGCAGACgaaaataacaaatgaagcTGAAGAAATCAAGACTACGAATGATATTGGTTGTTCCGGTTTGAGGAGGCTTCCTGTCACTAGTAAAAACTTGCGAAGGCCTTTCCTTTTGAAATCATCGATGAAAACACCTTCATTTAACAATAACACACCACCAATTAGAATTAGTAATATCCAACTTCCTCAAAAAAGATTATCATCTGGATCcccaaaaaaagaagaagatgattttgtataa
- the LOC124932573 gene encoding protein CHROMATIN REMODELING 25 isoform X2 yields MEEEILSSSSSPSDPGYSSDEFTCDEEEEVDNADNINDDDIDSDSDSDSDGNCDLDEEPATVRHPPPKRDSKSQNIDALVRGNLFVRRQSLLPRILSVTERDAIIKKPFKQPSSSGYSENNDQLFRRLWARKRFVPWGSTRPVLVPIAIKTNLHITVEEVIPVEDVTLPPGIEPLVLWLPEECEGPTDLVPITVDPLLVRYLRPHQREGVQFMFDCVAGLHSASSIYGCILADDMGLGKTLQSITLLYTLLQQGFEGKQMVKKAIIVTPTSLVSNWEAEIKKWVGERVQLIALNESSREDVISGIDSFTCIRSRLQVLIVSYETFRLHSAKFSHEGSCDLLICDEAHRLKNDQTLTNRALAALPCKRRILLSGTPMQNDLEEFFAMVNFTNPGILGDAAYFRQHYEGPIICGREPHATEEEKKLGMLRSAELSTKVNQFILRRTNALLSNHLPPKIVEVVCCKLSPLQTELYNHFIHSKNVKRALDEEKKKSAILAYITALKKLCNHPKLIYDTLKSGKPGTSGFENCLKFFPPEMFSGRSGTWTGGDGTWVELSGKMHVLSRLLAHLRRRTDDRIVLVSNYTQTLDLFAQLCRERRYPFLRLDGTTSISKRQKLVNQFNDQSKDEFAFLLSSKAGGCGLNLIGGNRLILFDPDWNPANDKQAAARVWRDGQRKRVYIYRFLSTGTIEEKVYQRQMSKEGLQKVIQQEQNDNGNSLSSEDLRDLFSFHENVSRSEIHEKMNCSRCRTNDITVEDSPADHLGEMNGAEEEEEDTGGFAHITGCLHKLRASEKQIGTPLEEDLGSWGHHFSPSSTVPDVILQDSAGDEVTFVFTNQVSGKLVPIESMKQTKITNEAEEIKTTNDIGCSGLRRLPVTSKNLRRPFLLKSSMKTPSFNNNTPPIRISNIQLPQKRLSSGSPKKEEDDFV; encoded by the exons ATGGAAGAGGaaattctttcttcttcttcatctccttCTGATCCAGGTTACTCCAGTGATGAATTCACCtgcgatgaagaagaagaagttgataATGCCGACAACATAaatgatgatgatattgatAGCGATAGCGATAGTGATAGTGATGGCAACTGCGATCTTGATGAAGAACCAGCCACCGTCCGTCATCCGCCGCCGAAACGCGATAGCAAATCCCAAAATATAGACGCACTTGTGAG AGGTAACCTATTTGTAAGAAGGCAATCGCTGCTTCCTAGAATTCTCTCAGTGACTGAGAGAGATGCTATTATTAAAAAGCCGTTTAAGCAACCATCCTCAAGCGGTTACAGTGAGAACAATGATCAGCTCTTTCGTCGTCTGTGGGCACGCAAAAGGTTTGTTCCCTGGGGATCAACTAGACCTGTTTTGGTTCCAATTGCCATCAAGACGAATCTCCATATTACAGTGGAGGAAGTAATTCCGGTGGAAGATGTAACTCTTCCTCCAGGAATTGAACCGTTGGTTCTGTGGTTACCCGAAGAATGTGAAGGACCAACTGATTTGGTTCCAATAACAGTGGATCCACTGCTTGTGCGCTATCTCCGACCCCACCAGAG AGAGGGAGTTCAATTCATGTTTGATTGTGTTGCTGGGCTACACAGTGCTTCCAGCATATATGGTTGCATTCTGGCTGATGATATGGG CTTGGGAAAGACCTTGCAATCAATTACATTGTTGTATACACTTCTTCAACAGGGATTTGAGGGAAAACAAATGGTTAAAAAAGCAATCATTGTGACACCTACTAGTCTTGTGAGTAACTGGGAAGCTGAAATCAAGAAGTGGGTAGGGGAAAGAGTCCAACTTATTGCATTGAATGAAAGTTCAAGGGAGGATGTTATCTCAGGGATTGATAGCTTCACTTGCATTCGTAGCCGT TTACAGGTATTAATTGTTTCATATGAAACATTTCGGTTGCATTCAGCAAAGTTCAGTCACGAGGGATCTTGCGATCTTCTTATATGCGATGAAGCTCACCGCCTGAAAAATGATCAAACGTTGACAAATCGA GCATTAGCCGCTCTGCCATGCAAACGCCGGATTCTATTGTCAGGAACTCCGATGCAG AATGATTTGGAGGAATTTTTTGCAATGGTTAACTTCACGAATCCTGGAATCTTGGGTGATGCTGCGTATTTTCGACAGCATTACGAG GGACCAATTATTTGTGGAAGAGAGCCACATGCCactgaagaagaaaagaagctTGGTATGCTGCGCTCGGCCGAATTAAGTACAAAGGTGAATCAg TTCATATTGCGGAGGACCAACGCGCTGCTATCAAATCACTTACCTCCTAAG ATTGTAGAAGTTGTATGCTGCAAGTTGTCTCCTCTCCAAACAGAACTATACAACCATTTTATCCATTCAAAGAAT GTCAAAAGAGCACTtgatgaagaaaagaaaaagtcaGCAATTTTGGCTTACATTACAGCTCTCAAGAAACTGTGCAATCATCCAAAG CTCATATATGATACACTAAAAAGTGGGAAGCCAGGAACATCAGGTTTTGAGAATTGTTTGAAGTTTTTCCCCCCAGAAATGTTCTCTGGAAG ATCTGGAACTTGGACTGGTGGAGATGGTACGTGGGTTGAATTATCTGGGAAAATGCATGTTTTATCTCGCTTACTAGCTCATCTGCGTCGACGAACTGATGACCGGATAGTCTTAGTATCAAATTACACTCAG ACGTTGGACCTTTTTGCTCAATTGTGCCGCGAAAGAAGATATCCATTCTTAAGACTGGATGGAACAACATCCATCAGTAAAAGACAAAAATTGGTTAACCAATTTaatgatcaatccaag GATGAGTTTGCATTTCTCTTGAGCAGCAAAGCCGGTGGATGTGGTCTCAATTTGATAGGAGGGAATCGGTTGATCTTGTTTGATCCTGATTGGAATCCTGCTAATGATAAACAG GCTGCTGCGAGAGTATGGCGAGATGGACAAAGAAAGAGAGTCTACATATATAGATTTTTGAGCACTGGAACCATCGAAGAAAAG GTTTACCAGCGACAAATGTCAAAGGAAGGGCTTCAAAAAGTTATTCAGCAGGAGCAAAACGATAAT GGAAATTCTCTCTCTTCAGAAGATCTGCGTGATTTATTCTCATTTCATGAGAATGTAAG CAGGTCTGAAATTCATGAAAAGATGAACTGCAGTCGTTGTCGAACCAATGACATTACAGTGGAAGATAGCCCTGCCGACCATCTAGGTGAGATGAATGGcgcagaagaagaggaagaagacaCAGGGGGATTTGCTCATATAACTGGTTGTTTACATAAATTAAGAGCCTCAGAAAAACAG ATAGGAACCCCTTTGGAAGAGGACTTGGGTAGTTGGGGGCACCATTTTTCGCCATCATCCACCGTTCCAGATGTTATTTTGCAAGATTCAGCGGGAGATGAG GTGACATTTGTTTTCACAAATCAAGTGAGTGGGAAGCTAGTTCCGATTGAATCAATGAAGCAGACgaaaataacaaatgaagcTGAAGAAATCAAGACTACGAATGATATTGGTTGTTCCGGTTTGAGGAGGCTTCCTGTCACTAGTAAAAACTTGCGAAGGCCTTTCCTTTTGAAATCATCGATGAAAACACCTTCATTTAACAATAACACACCACCAATTAGAATTAGTAATATCCAACTTCCTCAAAAAAGATTATCATCTGGATCcccaaaaaaagaagaagatgattttgtataa
- the LOC124932573 gene encoding protein CHROMATIN REMODELING 25 isoform X3: protein MEEEILSSSSSPSDPGYSSDEFTCDEEEEVDNADNINDDDIDSDSDSDSDGNCDLDEEPATVRHPPPKRDSKSQNIDALVRGNLFVRRQSLLPRILSVTERDAIIKKPFKQPSSSGYSENNDQLFRRLWARKRFVPWGSTRPVLVPIAIKTNLHITVEEVIPVEDVTLPPGIEPLVLWLPEECEGPTDLVPITVDPLLVRYLRPHQREGVQFMFDCVAGLHSASSIYGCILADDMGLGKTLQSITLLYTLLQQGFEGKQMVKKAIIVTPTSLVSNWEAEIKKWVGERVQLIALNESSREDVISGIDSFTCIRSRVQVLIVSYETFRLHSAKFSHEGSCDLLICDEAHRLKNDQTLTNRALAALPCKRRILLSGTPMQNDLEEFFAMVNFTNPGILGDAAYFRQHYEGPIICGREPHATEEEKKLGMLRSAELSTKVNQFILRRTNALLSNHLPPKIVEVVCCKLSPLQTELYNHFIHSKNVKRALDEEKKKSAILAYITALKKLCNHPKLIYDTLKSGKPGTSGFENCLKFFPPEMFSGRSGTWTGGDGTWVELSGKMHVLSRLLAHLRRRTDDRIVLVSNYTQTLDLFAQLCRERRYPFLRLDGTTSISKRQKLVNQFNDQSKDEFAFLLSSKAGGCGLNLIGGNRLILFDPDWNPANDKQAAARVWRDGQRKRVYIYRFLSTGTIEEKVYQRQMSKEGLQKVIQQEQNDNGNSLSSEDLRDLFSFHENVRSEIHEKMNCSRCRTNDITVEDSPADHLGEMNGAEEEEEDTGGFAHITGCLHKLRASEKQIGTPLEEDLGSWGHHFSPSSTVPDVILQDSAGDEVTFVFTNQVSGKLVPIESMKQTKITNEAEEIKTTNDIGCSGLRRLPVTSKNLRRPFLLKSSMKTPSFNNNTPPIRISNIQLPQKRLSSGSPKKEEDDFV, encoded by the exons ATGGAAGAGGaaattctttcttcttcttcatctccttCTGATCCAGGTTACTCCAGTGATGAATTCACCtgcgatgaagaagaagaagttgataATGCCGACAACATAaatgatgatgatattgatAGCGATAGCGATAGTGATAGTGATGGCAACTGCGATCTTGATGAAGAACCAGCCACCGTCCGTCATCCGCCGCCGAAACGCGATAGCAAATCCCAAAATATAGACGCACTTGTGAG AGGTAACCTATTTGTAAGAAGGCAATCGCTGCTTCCTAGAATTCTCTCAGTGACTGAGAGAGATGCTATTATTAAAAAGCCGTTTAAGCAACCATCCTCAAGCGGTTACAGTGAGAACAATGATCAGCTCTTTCGTCGTCTGTGGGCACGCAAAAGGTTTGTTCCCTGGGGATCAACTAGACCTGTTTTGGTTCCAATTGCCATCAAGACGAATCTCCATATTACAGTGGAGGAAGTAATTCCGGTGGAAGATGTAACTCTTCCTCCAGGAATTGAACCGTTGGTTCTGTGGTTACCCGAAGAATGTGAAGGACCAACTGATTTGGTTCCAATAACAGTGGATCCACTGCTTGTGCGCTATCTCCGACCCCACCAGAG AGAGGGAGTTCAATTCATGTTTGATTGTGTTGCTGGGCTACACAGTGCTTCCAGCATATATGGTTGCATTCTGGCTGATGATATGGG CTTGGGAAAGACCTTGCAATCAATTACATTGTTGTATACACTTCTTCAACAGGGATTTGAGGGAAAACAAATGGTTAAAAAAGCAATCATTGTGACACCTACTAGTCTTGTGAGTAACTGGGAAGCTGAAATCAAGAAGTGGGTAGGGGAAAGAGTCCAACTTATTGCATTGAATGAAAGTTCAAGGGAGGATGTTATCTCAGGGATTGATAGCTTCACTTGCATTCGTAGCCGTGTGCAG GTATTAATTGTTTCATATGAAACATTTCGGTTGCATTCAGCAAAGTTCAGTCACGAGGGATCTTGCGATCTTCTTATATGCGATGAAGCTCACCGCCTGAAAAATGATCAAACGTTGACAAATCGA GCATTAGCCGCTCTGCCATGCAAACGCCGGATTCTATTGTCAGGAACTCCGATGCAG AATGATTTGGAGGAATTTTTTGCAATGGTTAACTTCACGAATCCTGGAATCTTGGGTGATGCTGCGTATTTTCGACAGCATTACGAG GGACCAATTATTTGTGGAAGAGAGCCACATGCCactgaagaagaaaagaagctTGGTATGCTGCGCTCGGCCGAATTAAGTACAAAGGTGAATCAg TTCATATTGCGGAGGACCAACGCGCTGCTATCAAATCACTTACCTCCTAAG ATTGTAGAAGTTGTATGCTGCAAGTTGTCTCCTCTCCAAACAGAACTATACAACCATTTTATCCATTCAAAGAAT GTCAAAAGAGCACTtgatgaagaaaagaaaaagtcaGCAATTTTGGCTTACATTACAGCTCTCAAGAAACTGTGCAATCATCCAAAG CTCATATATGATACACTAAAAAGTGGGAAGCCAGGAACATCAGGTTTTGAGAATTGTTTGAAGTTTTTCCCCCCAGAAATGTTCTCTGGAAG ATCTGGAACTTGGACTGGTGGAGATGGTACGTGGGTTGAATTATCTGGGAAAATGCATGTTTTATCTCGCTTACTAGCTCATCTGCGTCGACGAACTGATGACCGGATAGTCTTAGTATCAAATTACACTCAG ACGTTGGACCTTTTTGCTCAATTGTGCCGCGAAAGAAGATATCCATTCTTAAGACTGGATGGAACAACATCCATCAGTAAAAGACAAAAATTGGTTAACCAATTTaatgatcaatccaag GATGAGTTTGCATTTCTCTTGAGCAGCAAAGCCGGTGGATGTGGTCTCAATTTGATAGGAGGGAATCGGTTGATCTTGTTTGATCCTGATTGGAATCCTGCTAATGATAAACAG GCTGCTGCGAGAGTATGGCGAGATGGACAAAGAAAGAGAGTCTACATATATAGATTTTTGAGCACTGGAACCATCGAAGAAAAG GTTTACCAGCGACAAATGTCAAAGGAAGGGCTTCAAAAAGTTATTCAGCAGGAGCAAAACGATAAT GGAAATTCTCTCTCTTCAGAAGATCTGCGTGATTTATTCTCATTTCATGAGAATGTAAG GTCTGAAATTCATGAAAAGATGAACTGCAGTCGTTGTCGAACCAATGACATTACAGTGGAAGATAGCCCTGCCGACCATCTAGGTGAGATGAATGGcgcagaagaagaggaagaagacaCAGGGGGATTTGCTCATATAACTGGTTGTTTACATAAATTAAGAGCCTCAGAAAAACAG ATAGGAACCCCTTTGGAAGAGGACTTGGGTAGTTGGGGGCACCATTTTTCGCCATCATCCACCGTTCCAGATGTTATTTTGCAAGATTCAGCGGGAGATGAG GTGACATTTGTTTTCACAAATCAAGTGAGTGGGAAGCTAGTTCCGATTGAATCAATGAAGCAGACgaaaataacaaatgaagcTGAAGAAATCAAGACTACGAATGATATTGGTTGTTCCGGTTTGAGGAGGCTTCCTGTCACTAGTAAAAACTTGCGAAGGCCTTTCCTTTTGAAATCATCGATGAAAACACCTTCATTTAACAATAACACACCACCAATTAGAATTAGTAATATCCAACTTCCTCAAAAAAGATTATCATCTGGATCcccaaaaaaagaagaagatgattttgtataa
- the LOC124931429 gene encoding protein disulfide-isomerase SCO2 translates to MLPLNPSSIFSPHAPKPLLLVVSPSSSYNVVRCRAADLPAGTSFPKWLFNFTAAIDVPLGPRFRPTEADRRVSISDITKVNAREKRWSRDRESYLADDSDALPLPMTYPDSSPVGPDEIDRRLRCNPEFQDCKEVVYEWTGKCRSCQGSGFVSYYTKRGKETVCKCVPCLGIGYVQKITGRKDIDVMEDLDNGKPP, encoded by the exons ATGTTGCCTCTAAACCCTAGTTCAATCTTCTCACCACATGCTCCAAAACCCTTACTCCTCGTCGTGTCTCCCTCTTCCTCGTACAACGTCGTTCGCTGCCGCGCCGCAGACCTGCCTGCAGGCACTTCATTTCCTAAGTGGTTGTTCAATTTCACGGCGGCAATTGATGTCCCACTCGGTCCCAGATTCCGTCCAACGGAAGCGGATAGACGAGTTTCCATTAGCGACATCACCAAGGTTAATGCTAGGGAGAAGAGGTGGTCGCGTGATCGAGAGAGCTATTTGGCCGATGATTCTGATGCCCTCCCTCTTCCTATGACGTATCCTGATTCTTCCCCCGTCGGTCCTGATGAAATCGATCGTCGTCTCCGCTGCAATCCTGAATTCCAG GATTGTAAGGAAGTTGTATATGAATGGACAGGAAAATGTCGGAGTTGCCAAGGTTCAGGTTTTGTCAGTTATTACACAAAAAGAGGAAAAGAGACAGTTTGCAAATGTGTCCCATGCCTTGGAATAG GTTATGTGCAGAAGATAACAGGGCGGAAGGACATTGATGTCATGGAAGATTTGGATAATGGAAAACCACCTTGA
- the LOC124931934 gene encoding phosphoglycerate mutase-like protein 1 — MDANVTVLYPLHRSKIIHLVRHAQGFSNVAAEKEHSAYMLEEFFDTKITPLGWQQVDNLRKHVHSSGIAKRVELVIVSPLLRTLQTAVGVFGGGYINEKNISDQDLLMVKNALDSNQAAISSLDCPPFLAVELCRERLGVHPCDRRRNINEYKPLFPGIDFSQIESDSDILWKPDIREKNEDVGLRGMEFLNWLWTRKEKEIAVVTHSGLLLNTMKAFGNDCHPSVKIEICKPFNNCELRSVVIIDRGMHA, encoded by the exons ATGGATGCTAATGTGACTGTTTTATACCCACTTCACCGCTCTAAAATAATTCATCTG GTAAGACATGCTCAAGGATTCAGCAATGTAGCAGCAGAAAAGGAACATAGTGCTTACATGTTAGAAGAGTTCTTTGATACAAAGATCACGCCTCTTGGCTGGCAGCAG GTTGACAATTTGCGTAAACATGTTCATTCATCTGGAATCGCTAAGAGGGTTGAATTAGTCATTGTTTCTCCATTGTTAAG GACCTTGCAAACTGCAGTGGGTGTTTTTGGTGGTGGTTacataaatgagaaaaatatatcTGATCAAGATCTACTAATGGTGAAAAATGCTTTGGACAGTAACCAAGCTGCAATCTCGAGCCTAGATTGCCCTCCTTTTCTAGCAGTAGAGCTTTGTCGAGAACGTTTG GGAGTACATCCATGTGACAGAAGGAGGaacattaatgaatataaacCTCTTTTCCCTGGAATTGATTTTTCTCAG ATCGAGAGTGATTCTGATATTTTGTGGAAACCTgatataagagagaaaaatgaagATGTTGGCCTCAGGGGAATGGAATTCCTGAATTG GTTATGGACtagaaaagagaaagagattGCAGTTGTGACCCACAGTGGTTTATTGCTTAATACAATGAAAGCATTTGGGAATGATTGTCATCCATCTGTGAAGATTGAGATATGCAAACC ATTCAATAACTGTGAACTCCGTTCGGTGGTTATCATTGACAGAGG CATGCATGCTTGA
- the LOC124931998 gene encoding phosphoglycerate mutase-like protein 1, which yields MDDTVSVTNLYPLHRCKTIHLVRHAQGFHNVAGEKEHSAYMSEEFFDAKLTDLGWQQVDNLRKHVHSSGIDQKVELVIVSPLLRTLQTAVGVFGGGYTNETEDLLMVENALDSNRAAISSLDCPPFLAVELCRERLGVHPCDRRRSINEYRPVFPGIDFSQIESDADIMWKPDIREKNEDVGIRGMQFLNWLWTRKEREIAVVTHSGLLINTMTAFANDCHPSMKIEISKPFKNCELRSLVMIDRSGIQ from the exons ATGGATGATACTGTCAGTGTAACTAATTTATACCCACTTCATCGCTGTAAAACAATTCACCTG GTAAGGCATGCCCAAGGGTTCCATAATGTAGCAGGAGAAAAGGAACATAGTGCTTACATGTCAGAAGAGTTTTTTGATGCAAAACTCACAGATCTTGGCTGGCAGCAG GTTGACAATCTGCGCAAACATGTTCATTCATCTGGAATTGATCAGAAGGTTGAATTAGTAATTGTTTCTCCATTGTTAAG GACCTTGCAAACTGCAGTGGGTGTTTTTGGCGGTGGTTACACAAATGAGACAGAAGATCTCCTAATGGTGGAAAATGCTTTGGACAGTAACCGAGCTGCAATCTCAAGCCTAGATTGTCCTCCTTTCCTAGCAGTAGAGCTTTGTCGAGAACGATTG GGAGTACATCCATGTGACAGGAGGAGAAGCATTAATGAATACAGACCTGTTTTCCCTGGAATTGATTTTTCCCAG ATTGAGAGTGATGCCGACATTATGTGGAAACCTGACATAAGAGAGAAGAATGAAGATGTTGGCATCAGGGGAATGCAATTCCTGAATTG GTTATGGACAAGGAAAGAGCGAGAGATTGCGGTTGTGACTCACAGTGGTTTATTGATTAATACTATGACTGCATTTGCAAATGATTGTCACCCATCCATGAAGATTGAGATAAGCAAACC ATTCAAGAATTGTGAACTTCGTTCACTAGTTATGATTGACAGATCAGGGATACAATAA